The nucleotide window AGGTATGAATGCAGGAAGCGCATTGTCAATGATTTAAAAACACTGCAGTTTGTAGAAAAAGAAGAAAAACACCGCCATGCAGTAGGACACTGTTACAGGTGCAAAACAATAATAGAGCCGCTGCCGACACTGCAGTGGTATGTGAATGTCGGGTCGTTGGCAAGAGATGCAATAGGCGCTGTGAGAAGCGGGAAGATAAGAATAATGCCCCGGTCATGGGAAAATTCATATTTCGGATGGATGGAAAATATAAAGGACTGGTGCATTTCGCGCCAGATATGGTGGGGACACAGGATTCCTGTGTGGTACTGCCAGGAAATGAATAATGAGATATGCAGGAAAAAAGGAGGGGTTGTCGTATCACGCGAAACTCCGAAAGAATGTCCGTTCTGCGGTTCCAAAAAATTAGTTCAGGACGAGGATGTGCTTGATACATGGTTTTCGTCCGCGCTCTGGCCTTTTTCAACTCTTGACTGGCCTGAACCCACTGATGATTTAAAGAAATTTTATCCGACGAGTGTTCTGGTAACTGCCTTTGATATCCTGTTTTTCTGGGTTGCACGCATGATAATGATGGGACTTAAGTTCATGGAAGACGCGCCTTTCAGGGATGTTTATATACATGCGATTATCAGGGATGCGTCAGGGCAGAAGATGTCAAAATCAAAAGGCAATGTTATTGACCCTTTGATAATGATAGACAAATACGGCACAGATGCATTCAGGTTTACTCTGTGCGCATTTGCGGCGCAGGGAAGGGACATAAGATTCTCGGAGGAGAGGGTTGAGGGATACAGGCATTTTGTCAACAAGCTGTGGAATGCAACAAGATTTATAATGATGAACATTGAAGGCAGTAACGAGTTAAAGAATAAAAAAGATTCCGAAGACTCGTCCCTCGTCCCTCGTCCCTCGTCTCTGGATCTGGCAAGCAGGTGGATATTGAGCAGGCTGGCTGGAACTGCTGATGAAATAAACGCAGCGCTTGAAGAATATAGATTTAATGATGCGGCAAACAGCATTTATCATTTTGTATGGCATGAGTTCTGCGATTGGTATATTGAGATGTCAAAAACTGAAATAAGCAATCCGAAATCAACGGCCGGAGTTATACAGTGCCTGCTTTATACGCTTGAAACCTCCCTGAAGCTTCTTCATCCGTTCATGCCTTTTGTAACAGAAGAGATATGGCAGAACATGCCATTTGCCGGTAACGAGCCGCGCTCAGCGAGCAAGCAAAAATTGTTGTGCAGGAAGAGCATTGTTATTTCCGATTATCCTCAATCGCTTCCACGAGACTCTCAGGCAGAAACAGAGATGTCTTATGTTATAGAGGCGATAACAGGCATAAGGACTGTCAGGGGCGAACTGAATATCGGGTCTTCTGTTGAGGTAAACGTATTAATAAAGGCCTTTTCCGGTGAAGTATCAGGTATTCTCAGAGCCCATCTGCATTACATTAAAAAGCTCTCCCGGACAGCGGATGTAACAATTGGGGAGGATATAAAAAAGCCTGCTGATTCTGCAGTATGCGTTAAGGATTTCATGGAAGTATACATCCCGATTAAAGGGCTTTTGAATATTGACGCGGAAATTGATAAACTTATAAAGGAATCAAGAAAGGTTGAAGAGGCGATGGCTTTCATTGACGGGAAATTGATGAATCAGGATTTCCTGCAGAGAGCTCCCGGAGATGTAGTTAAAAAGGAGAAAGCAAAACGCAGTGAGCTTGAAGCAAAGAAGGAAAGGATAGCGGAGAATATTAACAAATTTAAAGCAGCAAGATCCGCCTGAGGTGGAAGGGGGTAATATGGCAGCAAAGAGCAAAGAGGTTATTAAGGAGAAGGATGTTGAGATAATTGAGGCTGAATCCGTAAGTATAAAACAGAGCTCTGTAAGGGCTGTTGATGGCGGGCATATTGAGATGCAGCAGGTAGGAGCCCTGAGCATTGACGGCGACAGGATTGAAGTTACGCAGGGCGCTGCCTGTATTCTCAGAGGCAATGACGTGAGCCTGAACCAGAGCATCAGCGCGGTAACCGCAGGGAACAATGTATCGCTTAATTTCTCCCTGTCTCCCATGGTCGTGTCAAAAGAGGAAGCGGTTTCCAATAAGAGCGCAGTGGGTGTTATGGCTGCTATGAATATCAAGGTTAAGAACAGCGCATCTGTCCTGATGATTGCCAATAATGTTGAAGGCAATGTAACCACACTGTTTGACTGGCGTGCGGCTGTTGCCATGGGAGCTGTTTTTGGAGGCGTGTGGGGACTCTTTTCTCTGTTCAGGAAGAGATAGGATATGAAGATACCACACAGCGTCAGAGAAATAATCCGCATAGCGCTTGAAGAAGATATAGGAAACGGCGATATAACGACTGCTTTTCTTATACCTGAAGACAGCGAATCAAGGGCCTTAATAATAGCAAAAGGTAATTTTGTTGTTGCCGGCATCCCTTTCATAAAAGAAGTCTTTAGCTTTTTCGACCGGGAAGTGAGATTCAATGTTTTTCTCAATGACGGTGCCAAGGTCATGAAAGGAGATGTTATCGCTGAGGTCTCAGGAAGCACAAAGGTTCTGCTATCGGGAGAAAGGGTCAGCCTTAATCTGCTTCAGCGCCTGTCAGGCATAGCAACGCTTACAAATATGTTTGTTGAAAAAGTAAGAGGGCTCAAGACAAAGATTGTGGATACGAGGAAGACAACACCGGGCCTGAGGTTCATGGAAAAGTATGCTGTGAGGGTCGGAGGAGGGAACAATCACAGGTTCGGGCTTTTTGACGGCATATTGATAAAGGACAACCACATCGAGGCTGTCGGAAGCATAACAGAGGCGCTGCGTCTTGCAAGTGAAGGGCATCATCTTGCAAAGATTGAGGTTGAGGTGGAAAACCTCAATGACCTGAAAGAGGCTGTAGAAGGAGGCTCTGACATTGTGATGCTTGACAATATGTCTGTTCAGGATATGAAAGAGGCTGTAAATATTGTCCGCAGCTCAAAGAAGGATGTAATCCTTGAGGCGTCAGGGAATGTCAGCCTTGAGAACGTCAGAGAGGTTGCAGAGACTGGCGTGGATTTAATCTCAATAGGCGCCTTAACTCATTCAGCAACCGCAGTTGATATAAGCATGAAGATAGTGAGGTAACCTGTAATTAATCTTCCCAGTCCTTTCCTGTCATTAATCTCCATGCATTCTTGAATGCTATTTTTTCCGCGGCAGCTTTGGTTAAATCTTTGAAAACAATGGACCTAAAGGTATCCATTACTCTGTCATAGTTATCAAAGCGGCCTGTGTTGATATCTGAACCGATAACAAACCTGTCAGGGAATTCCTCGAATAGTTTCTTCCATTCAGGGTCAAGGGCGGTCCCCCAGTTTGAAATCTCATACATGATTCCCTCTACATAACCTGTGCCGTGATATTTAGAACCGGGCCTTGACTGTACAAGATCAAAATAAAGGTTCGGGTATTTTTTAATTAAATCCCGCACCCCGTCGGCTTTTGTGAATTGTTTCCATGTAACAGGATTCCGGTTTCGTCCGACATGGCACCATATCACCTTTGCCTTCGGATATTTAACAAGCATTCTTTCCAGTTCAGGAAGCAGTTTATCTTCTGCCTCATGATGAAGCAGAAACGGCATTCCTGTCTCGCTTGACAACGCAAAAACCACCTGCATGGCTTCAGAGTCAACAGGCATGTGCACATTCCTGTTGTTGGTATTGGACGGATAATGCCTTGCCTCAAACTCTCCCATCGCAAAATATTTGCCTGACATAACATCTTTTGCCAGTTTCTCAAGAAAGCCTTTATCGCTATTGTGCCAGAGTTTTCCGTCGCCGTGAACAGTGGTGGGCACAAACCTGTCAGGATATAATTCATTAAGCCTTATGGATTCTTCGCTGCCGAGTTTTTCATTCGGCCCAAGCCATGTCAGCGCCACGCTGTTATCATCCATTCTGCTGATGAGCCTCTCATTTTCTATTTTTCCGCCGTGATGATATTCCACGTCAATTATGGGTAGAACGCCTTTTTGGATAATTTGCTTTAATCTTTTTTTAAAAATAGTTATCTGCTCGCTTCGCTCAATCGCCAAACACTCAGCCGGAATAATAAAGAGCACAGCAAGCATGAATGTGATTATTTTTTTGGACATATCAAGCTCCGGAAGGGAAGGGCCTTTAAGGAAACAGCGCTATGTCTTTCAGCCCTTCGGTTTCCTTAAACCCCATCATGATATTCATGTTGTGCACTGCCTGCCCTGAGGCGCCTTTCATCAAGTTGTCAATTGCAGTGACAATTATGAGGGTATTTGTCCGTTCGTTTACAGCAAGCCCGATGTCACAGAGGTTTGTCCCCCGGACATTTTTAACATTCGGGAATTTGCCTTCAGCAAGCGCCCTTATAAACGGCTCTTTTGCAAAGACCTTTTTATAAGTATCAAGAATCGCTTTTGTATCAGCCTTCTTTTTTAATTTTGCATAGATAGTTGTTAGTATCCCCCTGTCATAAGGCCCAAGATGAGGGGTGAAATTGACCTTTACATCTTTATGAGCTATGACAGAGAGTTCCTGCTCTATCTCAGGCGTGTGCCTGTGTGATGCAACTGAGTAAGCCTTGAATCCTTCGTTGACTTCACAGAATGAGAATGCGGCATCAGCGTTTCTGCCTGCGCCTGTTGTCCCTGATGTTGAATCTATAACGATAGAATCTGCATCTATGAGACGGGTCTTTATAGCAGGATAAAGTCCGAGAATCGCGCCTGTCGGATAGCAGCCCGGGTTTGCTATGAGGGATGATTTCGCAATTTTCGCCCTGTACAGTTCAGGCAGTCCATATACAGCCCTTTTCAGTGTTCCGTGAAATTTGTGCGGAGTCTTATACCACTCCTCGTATATTGCAGGAGACCTTAGCCTGTAATCAGCGGAAAGGTCTATAACCTTTTTCCCGTGCCTGAAGAAAAAATCCACTGCGCTCTGCGAGGCGGCATGAGGCAATGCAAGAAAAAAGATGTCAGCCTTTTTCAGAAGTTTTTCTCTGTCTAATGGTTCGTATGTCAGATTTGAGTGATTGCTAAGATGGGGGAATAAATCGCTTACGGTTTTACCTGATGATTTTTCTGAGGTTACCGCAGTTATTTTGACATAGGGATGGTTTGAAAGAAGGCGGATAAGTTCGCCTCCTGTATAACCGCTGCCTCCGCAAATAGCGACCTTTAGCATAATAACAAGTTAGGAGTTAAGCGGTGAGAGTTAAGAGTTTTATCAGATTTTTTAACTTTAAACTTTAAACTTCTAACTTTTAACTTATTCACTCGTCACTCGTTACTGTTTTTATCTCTTCGAGAACTGGAATCTCTTTCTTGCGCCCTTCTGCCCGTATTTCTTTCTCTCTGTTTCTCTGGGGTCTCTCGTTAAGAAGCCTTCCTTCTTAAGTTTCAGCCTGAGGTCGTTGTCTATTGAGAGTATGGCCCGTGAAATTCCGTGCCTGAGCGCTCCTGCCTGTCCTGAAAGGCCGCCACCCACAACTTTTGCAGTTATGTTGTATTTGCCTGACATCCCTGTCAGCTCAAGGGGCTGTCTTATCATCATCTGCAGTGTCTCGCGGGCGAAATACGAGTCAAGAGGTTTTTCATTTACAACTATACGGCCGTTGCCGGGGGACATGCTCACACTTGCAATAGAGGATTTTCTGCGTCCTGTAGCATTATGTTTTATTTCAGCCATTTAAAACTCCTTATATTGTAAGATTTCAGGTTTCTGAGCAGCGTGCGGATGTTCGCTTCCTTTATATACTTTGAGCTTTTTGAGCATGGCCCTTCCGAGCCTGTTTTTAGGAAGCATTCCCCATACAGCGTCGCTTATAACCTTTTCGGGTTCTCCCGATAGGCGCTCTCTGAGCGTTTTGGCTTTTATGCCGCCGGGGTAGCCTGAGTGATGGTAATAAATTTTATCGTCAAGCTTTTTGCCTGTGGTCCTGACCTTTTCGGCATTTACGACAACTACAAAATCACCCGTGTCTGCGTTCGGGGTAAATATAGCCTTGTTTTTACCGCGCAGGCAGACAGCAATTTTTACAGCAAGCCTTCCGAGGACTGCGTCTTTGGCATCTACGAGATACCACTTATACTCAATATCGGTTTTTTTAGCAAATCTGGTTTTCATTTACGCACCTTCCATTAATGTTCTTTAAAAGAATTTTCTTAAAGTTAAGTCCGTGTGGACATAAAGAATTAGACATATTAATAGAAATGCCTATAAATTGTCAATATTTTTACAGATAGAGGTATCTCTGAATAAAGGAAGCGGTCTTAAACTGCTATGGGAATTTGATTTTTGAATTAAGGTTTAAGCGGTTAAGCAAGGCAGCATTATAATGACCGCTAATTGACACTCTTTGTCAATATATGATATTTTTAAGGCAGGGAAATGTCTGATAAAGCAGCGATAATAAAAGAAGCCCAGAAGTTTCTTGCAAGGGGACAGATAGATAAGGCAATTGCTGAATGGGAAAAACTTATAAAGGAATCCCCTGATGCAAATACTTATAATACTATCGGAGACCTCTACCTTAAAAAAGGCGACAAGACTCCTGCTGTAGATTCCTTTCATAAAGCGGCGCGTTTTTTCAGGGACGAAGGTTTTTCTCTGAAGGCGCTGGCTCTTTACAAGAAGATATTGAATATTAACACTTCAAACATGTCTGCCTTATATGCTCTTGGAGAGTTAAGCGAGGAAAAAGGGCTGACAACCGATGCCACAAAGTATTATCTTGCCAGCGCGGATATCCTTTCCAAAGAAGGAAAAAAAGATGAATTATTAAAGGCGTATGACAAGATACTGAGCCTCTCGCCGTCTAACATCTCTTTGAGAAATAAGGTGGCGGAGATTTTCAAAAAGGAAGGGCTCCAGATTGAGGCTGCAAAAGAGTACCTGCATATAGCGAGGTTATATAATGAGAAAGATGATGTCAACAATGCAGGCATGTATTATAAAAAATCCCTCGACCTCCAGCCCGACAATAATGAGGCTTTGCTTGGGCTGAGTTCAATATACAAGAAAACAGGCAATCCATGGCAGGCTCAGGAATATCTGAAGAAGGCGGTTGAACTTGCTCCGTCAAATACCGGATTAATCTTGGAATACGCAGAGTTTTTGGTTAAGGCAAAGTCTTTTTCAGAGGCAATGCAATACATATCAAAGGTTACCGAAATAGAACCTTCAAATACCGCAGCAAGGAAACTTCTCGGTGAGATGTATGCGGAAAGCGGGGATAAGCAAAAGGCATGGGAAGAATACAAGGTGATTATAGACGAGATAATATTTGAGGGAAAACTTGACGAGGCTATGAATATCCTTAGGATGTTCATAGATACAGAACCTGTAGAGACAAGAAAAAAGCTTGTGGCGCTGTATAAACAGAAGAACGATTATGAAGCAGCTTTTGTGGAATTGGTTTCTTTAGGCGATGCTTTTATTTTTTCAGAGGGAAGAATGCTGAAGGAAGCTTTGGAGTGTTATAAGGAAGCATCGGAGATTCATCCTGATGATAATGAGTTAAAAGAGAAAATAACCGATATCAAAAGGGAATTTGGCGAGGAATACGCAGAACCTAAGAAATCAGTTGAGGAGTCCCTTGCAGAGGCAGATATATTTTTAAGATACGGACTGTATGATGAAGCAAGGACAATGCTCGAGCCCCTTAAAATACAGGAACCTGAAAATGCTGAGGTCCATGCAAAACTTAAATCTTTATATTCAGAGACAGGCGACAAAGAACAGGCTGTGAACGAGTGCCTTATTCTCGCAGAACTTTATAATAAAAGCGGGAACATTGAGTTGAGGGAAGGGATTCTTAAAGAGGCAGATGAAATAAATCCCGAGGATCCAAGATTGCTGGAGAGGGCAGGAATGCAGCCGGCTGAAGAATTCGTTGCCCAGAGAGGCATGTCTGCTCCAGGAATAGAGGATTACAGCGAGGATGCGGCAGAGGCAGAGTTTTATTTAAGGCAGGGGTTGTATGAGGAGGCAAAGGCAGTATATAAGAAACTTCTTGAACTATTTCCGGATAACAATGAGATAAGGGAAAAGCTTTCGCTGGTTGGAGCTAAAGCCAAAGAAGAAGTTAGAGCTGAAGAAAAGCCGTTAAAAGAGGTTGAGAAACCTGCCGGGACAGTTATTGAAAAGCCGGCAGATATTGAAAGTCCGACAGAAGAGTTTGTGATTTCAGATATCCTGGAAGCAGAAACGGCCCCTGAATTTAATCTTGAAAGCGATGTCCTCGGCATATTTGAAGAGTTCAAGAAAGGGCTTGAAAAAGAAATAGGGACAGAGGATTTGGAGACGCATTATAATCTCGGGATTGCATATAAAGAAATGGGCTTGATAGACGATGCCATAAAGGAATTCCAGACATCAAAGAACGACCCTGAAAGATTAATCCCGTCGGTAAGTATGCTGGGGGTGTGTTATATGGCAAAAGGACTATATCCTCTCGCCATTGATTCTTTTAATAGCGTGATGGAAAAGATAGTGACAAAGGACGAATCATACTGGGGCGTGAAATACGAACTTGCAGAGGCGTATGAGAAAAATGAAAATCTTAAAGAAGCGCTTAGGCACTATACGGAAGTATACGGGTGGAATTCAAAATTCAGAAATGTTGCAGAAAAGATTAACCTGCTGAAGGTGCATGCGTCAAAACCTGCAGAAAAACCGGTGCTAACCGAGTTTCAGAAGATAAAGAAGGAGAGAGTTTCTTATTTGTAAGCTATGGATTATCTTGAGTTTTATAAGCTGAAAGAACATCCGTTTTCAAATGTTGTTGACAACAGGTTTTACTATAAGGGCACACAGCATTCAGAGGCGCTTGTAAGGCTGAAATATGCCATAGATACAAAGAAAGGGCTGGCTGTTGTCATAGGAGACATAGGCGCCGGCAAGACTACGCTTGCGCGCAGGCTCCTTGAAGAGCTTGACGAGAATATTTATGAGGCGGTTCTCCTCGTTGTGATTCATTCAGCGGTAAGCTCTGACTGGCTTCTGAAAAAACTTGCCATACAGATCGGCGTTACGGATCTAAAGGAAGAGAAGGTAGAACTTCTCAGCCAGATATACAAGAGGCTTTTTGAACTGGGCGAACAGGGCAAGGTAGCGGTTGTTATCATCGACGAGATGCAGATGCTGAAATCAAAGGAGATAATGGAGGAGTTCAGGGGGCTGCTGAATATGGAGATGCCTGAAGGAAAGATGGTGAATTTCATATTTGTCGGTTTGCCGGAACTTGACAGCGTGCTGGCCCTTGACGAGCCGTTAAAACAAAGGGTTGCAATAAAGGTGAGATTGAAATCGTTTTCTGAAGAGAACACAAAGGAATATATAGTTCACAGGATGCATATTGCCGGTTCTGCGAAAAATCCATTCACAGAAGACGCAATGCGGGCTATATACCGTTATTCAAACGGCGTGCCGCGTTTGATAAATACCATCTGCGACAATGCCCTTCTTAACGGATTCCTCTTTAAGACGAATACCATAGATGAGGCGATTATCAGGACTGTTACTATTGACCTTGGGCTGAGTGAGGAATAAAGGAGATACTCTTAATCTGCAGTTTTACAACATACTTTGATAATTCTATTTTCATTTTTGAAGGATACCAGAATCCATTGCTGTTTGCAGGTTCATCATAAGAAATGCGGAGTTCTTTACCATTGTCCAGTTCTATTGTCTGGGATACAGGGAGCATGCTTTTTTTATCAATGACAATCCTCCGGCTTGAATTTCTGATATGATAATTACTGTTTTGCTCTTCAATCTCGTAATCTTTTATCAGCCACCACAATATGCTGCTTCTTAACCCTTCTACCAGTATTATATTTTTGTTCCTGTCAGAGGGAGGGGTGCTTTTTATTATCCCGTCTGTCTCTTTTATCTCTGCCATGAGAAATCCCATAGAGTATATCCTCAGATCGAGGGTTCTCTCTGTAAGTGTGAGTGCGGCATCTCCTGCAATTGTGCTGTCGTTCTTTTCAAACTCAATATGAAATGTTGCGTTAACGCCTTTTACGCTGCTACGCTCGGTGATAATCTTTTTAATGTCAGCGCCTTCGTAATCAGGCAGTTCAACTCTCTTTGCAGTACAGGAGGTTAAGAGCAGAAGCGCAATAGAGCAGAAGCACAGTAGCGCAGTAGCGCAGTAATAACAGGTGATTTGTTTGCCTGCTGCTCTGCTGCTCTGCTGCTCTGCTGCTCTTCCTATGGCTGATAGCTGATAGCTGATAGCCGACCTGCTATCGTATCCCGATGCTTTCAAGCGCCTCTTCAACATTTCCTGCTCCCATTATCTCAAGCCCGAAAGATTCCTTCAGCCTCTCGCTGTTTGTTCCGGACATGAGCGCTTTTTTGAATCCTATCTTTGCGGCTTCCTTAATCCTCTGCTCTGCATAAGCAACTGCGCGTATTTCGCCTGAAAGGCCCACCTCGCCGAACATAAATATCTTAGGATCAATGGGGATGTCCTTTAATGATGAAGCTATTGTTGTTATAATTCCAAGGTCAATCGCAGGTTCAATTATTTTGAGCCCGCCGACTACGTTTATAAATATATCCATTCCGCCGAGCTGAAGTCCTGCCTTTTTCTCAAGCACTGCAGTCAGAAGATTAACCCTGTTGAAATCAACTCCAATGCTTGTCCTTCTCGGCATTCCGAATGTTGTCGGCGAGGCCAGAGCCTGAATCTCTACCATCAGCGGCCTTGTCCCTTCCATGCTTGCAACAACTGTGGAGCCTGAGACATTAAGCGGTCTTTCCGAGAGGAATAATTCAGAGGGATTTTCAATCTCTGAAAGCCCTGAATCTGTCATCTCAAACACGCCTATCTCATTTGTTGAACCGAAGCGGTTTTTAACAGTCCTTAAAATCCTGTAAGAATGTCCTCTGTCTCCTTCAAAATAAAGCACAGTGTCAACTATATGTTCAAGAACTCTCGGGCCAGCAATTGCGCCTTCTTTAGTCACATGCCCGACAAGAAAGGCGGGGATTGCTGATTTCTTTGCAAAGAACATCAGCCTTGCCGCGCATTCCCTCACCTGACTTACAGACCCCGGGGCTGACAATATCTCCTCTGTGTACATTGTCTGGATGGAATCAATTACTATTGCGCCGGGTTTTAGTTTTGAGGCTGTGTCAATTATATTCTCAAGCGATGTCTCTGCAAGAAGCAGTATCTTGCCGGAATCCACGGAAAGCCTTTCCGCTCTCAGTTTTATCTGTTCAGGAGATTCCTCGCCGGATACATAAAGCACGCTTTCATATTTTTTTGAGAGGCCGGAGAGCGTCTGAATAAGGACAGTTGATTTTCCGATTCCGGGGTCTCCGCCGACAAGGATTACAGAGCCTGCAACAACCCCGCCTCCCAAAACCCTGTCAAATTCCTTAATCCCTGTTGTTGTGCGTTTTTCTTTTCCGCTGACGATTGTATTCAGGGGCTGGGGTTCGGACCTTCCCGATGATTTTCTTCCCTGCCTGGTCTCTTTTTTCTCTTCAACAAGAGTATTCCATTCCCCGCAGTCAGGGCATTTCCCGAGCCACTTTGCGCTCACATATCCGCACGCCTGGCACTGATAAAATGTTTTTGCTTTAGCCATGATTACTTTACAATCTCTGTTCCGATTCCTTCTTTTGTGAATATCTCAAGCAAGAGGCAGTGCGAGATGCGTCCGTCAATGATATGAGTTTTGGCAACCCCGTCCTCAAGCGCTTTCATGCACGCCTGAGTCTTCGGCAGCATGCCTCCTGATATTGTGCTTTCAGAGACAAGTTTCTTTATCTGTTTTTGAGAAAGAGTTGAGATTATATTTCCTTTTTTATCCTTAATGCCCGGCACGTCTGTGAGGAGTATGAGTTTCTCTGCCTTGAGTTTTGCCGCTATTGAAAATGCAACATAGTCCGCATTAATATTAAGTGTCTCGCCGTGTTCTCCAATGCCTATCGGAGAGATGACAGGGATGAAACCTTCTTTTTCAAGGCTTTTAAGCGCCTGTGAGTTTATGTCTGTTACCTCGCCTACAAGCCCGAGGTCAATCAGCTCTTCAACCCCTGTTTTTTGCGAGGTCTTTTTCATGAGTTTTTTCTTTGCCTTTATAAGGTCTCCGTCTTTTCCGCTCAGGCCTATGGCTTTGCCTCCGTGCTTGTTTACCATAGAGACTATCTCTTTATTGACAAGCCCGCCGAGAACCATCTCAACTATGTCCATTGTCTCTTCGTCTGTAACGCGCTGGCCCTGGATAAATTTCGGTTTCTTGCCCATCTTCTCCATCGTGGAGCTTATCTTTGGCCCCCCGCCGTGCACAATCACAGGATGGATCCCGATGAAACTTAAGAGCGCTATGTCCTGAGCGAATGAATCTTTTAGATGCTCTTCTGTCTGTGCGGCTCCGCCGTATTTGATTACAAACGTTTTCCCTGAAAAATTCCTGATATACGGCAAAGCCTCAATGAGTATGTTTGCTTTTTCAATAA belongs to Nitrospirota bacterium and includes:
- a CDS encoding valine--tRNA ligase, which translates into the protein MTELSKSYIPKGIEEKWYELWVNEGYFKPEINPSGKPYSIVIPPPNVTGSLHMGHALNATLQDVLARWKRMCGFSVLWLPGTDHAGIATQNVVERQLSTEKFTRQQLGREAFIDRVWKWKAEYGGRITHQLKRIGASCDWSRERFTLDEGLSKAVREAFVRLHEEGLIYRDNRLINWCPRCHTALSDLEVEHDEFDGTLTYIKYPFSDGSGCLTVATTRPETMLGDTAVAVNPSDARYKDFIGKTIALPLTDRKIPVVPDSAVDTAFGTGAVKVTPAHDFNDEAIAKRQNPSLPFVVVIGKEGKMTSDAGPKYEGLDRYECRKRIVNDLKTLQFVEKEEKHRHAVGHCYRCKTIIEPLPTLQWYVNVGSLARDAIGAVRSGKIRIMPRSWENSYFGWMENIKDWCISRQIWWGHRIPVWYCQEMNNEICRKKGGVVVSRETPKECPFCGSKKLVQDEDVLDTWFSSALWPFSTLDWPEPTDDLKKFYPTSVLVTAFDILFFWVARMIMMGLKFMEDAPFRDVYIHAIIRDASGQKMSKSKGNVIDPLIMIDKYGTDAFRFTLCAFAAQGRDIRFSEERVEGYRHFVNKLWNATRFIMMNIEGSNELKNKKDSEDSSLVPRPSSLDLASRWILSRLAGTADEINAALEEYRFNDAANSIYHFVWHEFCDWYIEMSKTEISNPKSTAGVIQCLLYTLETSLKLLHPFMPFVTEEIWQNMPFAGNEPRSASKQKLLCRKSIVISDYPQSLPRDSQAETEMSYVIEAITGIRTVRGELNIGSSVEVNVLIKAFSGEVSGILRAHLHYIKKLSRTADVTIGEDIKKPADSAVCVKDFMEVYIPIKGLLNIDAEIDKLIKESRKVEEAMAFIDGKLMNQDFLQRAPGDVVKKEKAKRSELEAKKERIAENINKFKAARSA
- the nadC gene encoding carboxylating nicotinate-nucleotide diphosphorylase, whose protein sequence is MKIPHSVREIIRIALEEDIGNGDITTAFLIPEDSESRALIIAKGNFVVAGIPFIKEVFSFFDREVRFNVFLNDGAKVMKGDVIAEVSGSTKVLLSGERVSLNLLQRLSGIATLTNMFVEKVRGLKTKIVDTRKTTPGLRFMEKYAVRVGGGNNHRFGLFDGILIKDNHIEAVGSITEALRLASEGHHLAKIEVEVENLNDLKEAVEGGSDIVMLDNMSVQDMKEAVNIVRSSKKDVILEASGNVSLENVREVAETGVDLISIGALTHSATAVDISMKIVR
- a CDS encoding amidohydrolase family protein, producing MSKKIITFMLAVLFIIPAECLAIERSEQITIFKKRLKQIIQKGVLPIIDVEYHHGGKIENERLISRMDDNSVALTWLGPNEKLGSEESIRLNELYPDRFVPTTVHGDGKLWHNSDKGFLEKLAKDVMSGKYFAMGEFEARHYPSNTNNRNVHMPVDSEAMQVVFALSSETGMPFLLHHEAEDKLLPELERMLVKYPKAKVIWCHVGRNRNPVTWKQFTKADGVRDLIKKYPNLYFDLVQSRPGSKYHGTGYVEGIMYEISNWGTALDPEWKKLFEEFPDRFVIGSDINTGRFDNYDRVMDTFRSIVFKDLTKAAAEKIAFKNAWRLMTGKDWED
- a CDS encoding N-acetyl-gamma-glutamyl-phosphate reductase, which codes for MLKVAICGGSGYTGGELIRLLSNHPYVKITAVTSEKSSGKTVSDLFPHLSNHSNLTYEPLDREKLLKKADIFFLALPHAASQSAVDFFFRHGKKVIDLSADYRLRSPAIYEEWYKTPHKFHGTLKRAVYGLPELYRAKIAKSSLIANPGCYPTGAILGLYPAIKTRLIDADSIVIDSTSGTTGAGRNADAAFSFCEVNEGFKAYSVASHRHTPEIEQELSVIAHKDVKVNFTPHLGPYDRGILTTIYAKLKKKADTKAILDTYKKVFAKEPFIRALAEGKFPNVKNVRGTNLCDIGLAVNERTNTLIIVTAIDNLMKGASGQAVHNMNIMMGFKETEGLKDIALFP
- the rpsI gene encoding 30S ribosomal protein S9, producing the protein MAEIKHNATGRRKSSIASVSMSPGNGRIVVNEKPLDSYFARETLQMMIRQPLELTGMSGKYNITAKVVGGGLSGQAGALRHGISRAILSIDNDLRLKLKKEGFLTRDPRETERKKYGQKGARKRFQFSKR
- the rplM gene encoding 50S ribosomal protein L13, whose translation is MKTRFAKKTDIEYKWYLVDAKDAVLGRLAVKIAVCLRGKNKAIFTPNADTGDFVVVVNAEKVRTTGKKLDDKIYYHHSGYPGGIKAKTLRERLSGEPEKVISDAVWGMLPKNRLGRAMLKKLKVYKGSEHPHAAQKPEILQYKEF
- a CDS encoding tetratricopeptide repeat protein, with protein sequence MSDKAAIIKEAQKFLARGQIDKAIAEWEKLIKESPDANTYNTIGDLYLKKGDKTPAVDSFHKAARFFRDEGFSLKALALYKKILNINTSNMSALYALGELSEEKGLTTDATKYYLASADILSKEGKKDELLKAYDKILSLSPSNISLRNKVAEIFKKEGLQIEAAKEYLHIARLYNEKDDVNNAGMYYKKSLDLQPDNNEALLGLSSIYKKTGNPWQAQEYLKKAVELAPSNTGLILEYAEFLVKAKSFSEAMQYISKVTEIEPSNTAARKLLGEMYAESGDKQKAWEEYKVIIDEIIFEGKLDEAMNILRMFIDTEPVETRKKLVALYKQKNDYEAAFVELVSLGDAFIFSEGRMLKEALECYKEASEIHPDDNELKEKITDIKREFGEEYAEPKKSVEESLAEADIFLRYGLYDEARTMLEPLKIQEPENAEVHAKLKSLYSETGDKEQAVNECLILAELYNKSGNIELREGILKEADEINPEDPRLLERAGMQPAEEFVAQRGMSAPGIEDYSEDAAEAEFYLRQGLYEEAKAVYKKLLELFPDNNEIREKLSLVGAKAKEEVRAEEKPLKEVEKPAGTVIEKPADIESPTEEFVISDILEAETAPEFNLESDVLGIFEEFKKGLEKEIGTEDLETHYNLGIAYKEMGLIDDAIKEFQTSKNDPERLIPSVSMLGVCYMAKGLYPLAIDSFNSVMEKIVTKDESYWGVKYELAEAYEKNENLKEALRHYTEVYGWNSKFRNVAEKINLLKVHASKPAEKPVLTEFQKIKKERVSYL